A stretch of the Lolium perenne isolate Kyuss_39 chromosome 3, Kyuss_2.0, whole genome shotgun sequence genome encodes the following:
- the LOC127344643 gene encoding coatomer subunit zeta-1 isoform X2 produces MGSCPSVKNILVLDLEGKRVAVKYYGDEWPSAASKLAFEKSVFVKTQKPGAKAEEADVVMFDGYIVVYKFIEDLHFFVTGGEEENELILSSVLQGFSDAVGILLSKVDKRTALENLDLIFLCIDEVVDGGIVLETDGNVIAEKVSGHGPEGAGSYAEQSVTQAFAVAKQHFMRSLLN; encoded by the exons ATG GGTTCCTGCCCTTCGGTCAAGAACATCCTTGTGCTGGACTTGGAAGGGAAACGCGTGGCCGTGAAGTACTACGGCGATGAGTGGCCCTCCGCGGCCTCCAAGTTAGCTTTCGAGAAGTCTGTCTTCGTGAAAACCCAGAAACCGGGTGCTAAAGCAGAAGAAG CTGATGTGGTAATGTTCGATGGTTACATTGTTGTGTACAAGTTCATCGAAGACCTACATTTTTTTGTAActggaggagaggaagagaacGAGCTCATTTTATCATCAGTTCTTCAGGGTTTTTCCGATGCTGTTGGCATTCTTCTCAG CAAGGTAGACAAAAGGACCGCCCTTGAAAATCTGGATCTCATCTTTTTATGCATTGACGAAGTTGTTGATGGAGG GATTGTTCTGGAAACAGATGGTAATGTGATAGCGGAGAAGGTGTCAGGTCATGGACCGGAAGGAGCTGGATCATACGCTGAGCAG TCGGTGACCCAAGCCTTCGCGGTAGCAAAACAGCACTTTATGAGGTCTCTCCTCAACTAG
- the LOC127344643 gene encoding coatomer subunit zeta-1 isoform X1 yields the protein MGSCPSVKNILVLDLEGKRVAVKYYGDEWPSAASKLAFEKSVFVKTQKPGAKAEEADVVMFDGYIVVYKFIEDLHFFVTGGEEENELILSSVLQGFSDAVGILLRSKVDKRTALENLDLIFLCIDEVVDGGIVLETDGNVIAEKVSGHGPEGAGSYAEQSVTQAFAVAKQHFMRSLLN from the exons ATG GGTTCCTGCCCTTCGGTCAAGAACATCCTTGTGCTGGACTTGGAAGGGAAACGCGTGGCCGTGAAGTACTACGGCGATGAGTGGCCCTCCGCGGCCTCCAAGTTAGCTTTCGAGAAGTCTGTCTTCGTGAAAACCCAGAAACCGGGTGCTAAAGCAGAAGAAG CTGATGTGGTAATGTTCGATGGTTACATTGTTGTGTACAAGTTCATCGAAGACCTACATTTTTTTGTAActggaggagaggaagagaacGAGCTCATTTTATCATCAGTTCTTCAGGGTTTTTCCGATGCTGTTGGCATTCTTCTCAG AAGCAAGGTAGACAAAAGGACCGCCCTTGAAAATCTGGATCTCATCTTTTTATGCATTGACGAAGTTGTTGATGGAGG GATTGTTCTGGAAACAGATGGTAATGTGATAGCGGAGAAGGTGTCAGGTCATGGACCGGAAGGAGCTGGATCATACGCTGAGCAG TCGGTGACCCAAGCCTTCGCGGTAGCAAAACAGCACTTTATGAGGTCTCTCCTCAACTAG
- the LOC127344642 gene encoding protein ALP1-like has protein sequence MAPLRGAKRRKRQPEKALPAGVTAPMPPPDAADWWDSFSRRLAAGHNSKESQNFESVFRMSRRTFDYICALISGDFSRKTQGFRNFRFGDKTILGLEDQVAVALLRLTTGESLLSIGNRFGMNHSAISNITWKFIESLEDRAINHLKWPDPEEMATIKAKFEKLQGLPNCCGAIDTTHILMCSSAQPNSNVWLDGENRNSMVLQAIVDPDMRFRDIVSGWPGSLDDSCILRTSGFYKVCEKGTRLEGQMELPGDGEGAGSVVREYIIGDTSYPLLPWLMTPYQGRDLSPAKAEFNRRHSAARMVVHGAMARLKERWQVLKGELWRPDKHRLPRIIYACCLLTNIMIDREDSERNRTSAGHNHDDGYMQQFSDVADEGAVAQRDIICQHVSRLGSKLPE, from the exons ATGGCACCACTCAGGGGGGCCAAGCGGCGGAAGCGGCAGCCCGAGAAGGCCCTCCCGGCGGGGGTGACGGCGCCGATGCCCCCGCCGGACGCCGCCGACTGGTGGGACTCCTTCTCCCGCAGGCTTGCAGCAG GACACAACTCCAAAGAGTCCCAAAACTTCGAGTCAGTCTTCAGGATGTCGAGGAGGACATTTGACTACATTTGCGCGCTTATTAGCGGAGACTTTTCAAGAAAGACACAGGGTTTCAGAAATTTCAGGTTTGGAGACAAGACGATTCTTGGTTTGGAGGATCAAGTAGCTGTTGCTCTGTTGAGACTGACAACTGGCGAGTCACTTCTGAGCATTGGGAATCGCTTCGGGATGAACCACTCAGCCATCTCAAACATCACTTGGAAGTTTATCGAGTCCTTGGAGGATCGCGCAATCAATCATCTGAAGTGGCCTGACCCTGAGGAGATGGCGACCATCAAAGCAAAGTTTGAAAAGCTCCAGGGCCTCCCCAACTGCTGTGGCGCCATCGACACAACGCACATCCTAATGTGCTCTTCAGCTCAGCCTAACAGCAATGTCTGGCTTGATGGAGAGAACAGGAACAGCATGGTCTTGCAGGCCATAGTTGACCCTGACATGCGGTTCAGAGACATTGTCAGTGGCTGGCCTGGGAGCTTGGATGACTCATGCATCCTGCGTACCTCGGGCTTCTACAAGGTATGTGAGAAAGGCACAAGGCTGGAGGGGCAAATGGAGCTCCCTGGAGATGGGGAGGGAGCAGGGTCAGTGGTCCGAGAGTACATTATTGGGGATACAAGCTACCCTCTCCTTCCCTGGCTGATGACTCCATACCAAGGGCGCGACCTATCTCCGGCGAAAGCGGAGTTCAACAGGCGACACTCCGCCGCAAGAATGGTGGTGCATGGTGCTATGGCCAGGCTGAAAGAAAGGTGGCAGGTACTCAAGGGAGAACTGTGGAGGCCCGACAAGCACCGGCTGCCAAGGATCATCTACGCCTGCTGCCTGCTCACCAACATCATGATCGACCGCGAGGACTCAGAGAGGAACCGGACGTCAGCAGGACACAACCATGACGACGGCTACATGCAGCAGTTCAGCGATGTGGCCGACGAGGGTGCGGTCGCGCAGAGGGACATCATTTGCCAGCATGTCAGCAGGCTCGGCAGCAAACTGCCGGAGTGA